A stretch of the Chitinophaga sp. Cy-1792 genome encodes the following:
- a CDS encoding LacI family DNA-binding transcriptional regulator, with protein sequence MKDRTNKITIYDIAQKLNLSASTVSRALQNNPLINEETRQKVQDAAAEMGYVPNWIASSLRKKRSNILGLIVPRTSMYFQSTAISGIQHEAHKYGFSIMIGQSDESVAMEKELVHTFYSLRVDGLLAVSSMFTTNTDHFNPFIKNNIPIVFYDRVPTGFNGYTITGDDFTGGMLATEHLIRQGCKKIAHFSGILTCNLYQQRLAGYKAALAKYDIPYDESLVHVHDLTTQSAAAAAQQILSQENLPDGLFSANDASAVAFIQEARKQHIAIPEQIKVVGYSNDLSSRIITPSLSTIEQSGYNMGQKAASTIIQLINQDESIKVTKNYVFPVELIQRESSQ encoded by the coding sequence GTGAAAGATCGCACGAATAAAATAACTATATATGATATCGCCCAGAAGCTGAACCTCTCCGCTTCCACGGTTTCACGCGCATTACAGAATAATCCGCTGATCAATGAGGAAACCAGGCAAAAAGTACAGGATGCCGCTGCCGAAATGGGCTACGTTCCTAACTGGATCGCCTCCAGTCTGCGGAAAAAAAGGTCCAACATCCTGGGCCTCATCGTTCCCCGTACTTCCATGTACTTCCAGAGCACTGCCATCAGCGGTATTCAGCATGAAGCACATAAATATGGCTTCTCCATCATGATCGGACAGTCAGATGAATCCGTAGCCATGGAAAAAGAACTGGTACACACTTTCTACTCCCTCCGTGTAGATGGCCTCCTGGCGGTATCGTCCATGTTTACCACCAATACCGATCACTTCAACCCATTTATAAAAAATAATATTCCGATCGTTTTTTATGACCGTGTTCCCACTGGCTTCAACGGTTATACAATTACCGGCGACGACTTCACCGGCGGTATGCTGGCGACGGAACATCTTATCAGACAAGGTTGTAAAAAAATAGCTCATTTCTCCGGAATACTTACCTGTAACCTTTACCAGCAGCGACTTGCAGGCTATAAAGCCGCATTGGCCAAGTATGATATACCATATGATGAATCACTGGTACATGTACACGATCTGACCACACAATCCGCTGCTGCTGCAGCTCAGCAGATCCTGAGCCAGGAAAACCTCCCGGATGGACTCTTCTCTGCCAACGATGCATCTGCTGTTGCATTTATCCAGGAAGCACGCAAACAACATATCGCCATTCCAGAACAAATTAAGGTAGTGGGCTATTCCAATGACCTCTCTTCCCGTATCATAACGCCTTCATTGTCCACTATTGAGCAATCCGGGTACAATATGGGGCAGAAAGCAGCCAGCACGATTATACAGCTCATTAACCAGGATGAGTCCATTAAAGTGACTAAAAACTATGTTTTTCCGGTAGAGCTGATTCAAAGAGAATCATCGCAGTAA
- a CDS encoding zinc-dependent metalloprotease yields the protein MSKPKQHNIVLAIAAAVSISSVTSAIAQDRKKSTPDSHTASAPAKDTSKPGQPMIKPGPKPGPKPFAEIINAQAKADSGLINIYKQDDRFFFELADSLLNRDILVVNRLSKSAAGLRSGMDGFGGDLINENVIRFEKGPNNRIFLKNISYSERSKDSTQPMFNSVMNSNLQPIVAAFDIKAFSKEGHGTIIDLTEYLNGDNDILFFDPGMKQNLKLSGYQPDKSYVSDIQSFPLNTEIRTVKTYSKAGGPSFPGMPPAPPVNVTVELNSSIVLLPKVPMQPRYFDPRVGYFTTSITDFDADPQGVKRLSMITRWRLEPKPEDLEKYKRGELVEPQKPIIFYIDPATPKKWVPYLIAGVNDWQKAFEEAGFKNAIIAKMAPTKEEDSTWSIDDARFSAIVYKPSAIPNASGPHIHDPRSGEILESHINWYHNVMRLLRNWYFIQASPNDERARKMQFSDELMGELIRFVSSHEVGHTLGLRHNFGSSSAYPVEKLRDKEWVKKNGHAASIMDYARFNYVAQPGDGISGADLYPRINYYDKWAIQWGYKLFPELNNNEDAEKSKLNALTVDKLKDKKFWFGTESDPNDPRCQNEDLGDNAMKASMYGIKNLQRIMPNLQAWTKTPNEGYGDLKELYKELVGQFNRYMGHVAKNVGGIYTTPKTVEQEGAVVEFVGKDMQKDAINFLNQQLFTTPNWLINQQIYSLTGDYGPAVINGVQDGILTRLISSNTIAKMVGAEGALGANAYKAADMVGDLKKSIFSELTTHQPVDVYRRNLQRSFVEKLTKQLVATNQAGTDIAASLSDATAICRNQLTSLRTELRAAAAAGDATTRGHYQDLIAQISKTLDNK from the coding sequence ATGAGCAAACCAAAACAACACAACATTGTGTTGGCCATCGCAGCTGCCGTTTCCATCAGCTCCGTAACCTCTGCCATCGCTCAGGACAGGAAAAAATCCACACCTGATTCCCACACAGCTTCGGCCCCTGCTAAAGATACCAGCAAACCAGGCCAGCCAATGATCAAACCAGGCCCTAAACCTGGTCCTAAACCTTTTGCCGAAATTATCAACGCCCAGGCTAAAGCCGATTCAGGATTAATCAATATCTATAAACAAGATGACAGATTCTTCTTCGAATTAGCAGACTCCCTCCTCAACAGAGATATCCTGGTTGTTAACCGCCTCTCCAAATCCGCCGCAGGACTCCGCTCCGGCATGGACGGATTCGGCGGTGACCTCATCAACGAAAACGTTATCCGATTCGAAAAAGGTCCCAATAACAGAATCTTCCTCAAGAACATCTCCTACTCAGAGCGTTCCAAAGATTCTACGCAGCCAATGTTCAACTCTGTAATGAACTCCAACCTGCAACCTATCGTAGCGGCTTTCGATATCAAAGCTTTCTCCAAAGAAGGCCATGGTACCATCATTGACCTCACCGAGTATCTCAATGGTGATAATGATATCCTTTTCTTCGATCCGGGTATGAAACAAAACCTGAAGTTAAGCGGCTATCAACCTGATAAATCATACGTTTCTGATATCCAGTCTTTCCCACTCAATACGGAAATCAGAACCGTTAAAACCTATAGCAAAGCCGGCGGCCCTTCCTTCCCGGGAATGCCTCCAGCTCCTCCTGTAAACGTAACTGTTGAACTCAACAGCTCCATCGTATTACTGCCTAAAGTACCAATGCAACCTCGTTACTTCGACCCTCGCGTTGGTTACTTCACCACCTCTATCACCGACTTTGATGCAGATCCTCAAGGTGTTAAACGTCTCTCCATGATCACCCGCTGGAGACTCGAACCTAAACCGGAAGATCTGGAAAAATATAAACGCGGCGAACTCGTTGAACCACAAAAACCAATCATCTTCTACATCGATCCTGCTACCCCTAAAAAATGGGTACCATACCTGATCGCTGGTGTAAATGACTGGCAGAAAGCTTTCGAAGAGGCTGGCTTCAAAAACGCTATCATAGCTAAAATGGCGCCTACCAAAGAAGAAGATTCTACCTGGTCTATCGACGACGCCAGATTCTCTGCTATCGTTTATAAACCATCGGCTATCCCTAACGCCAGCGGCCCGCATATCCACGATCCACGCTCCGGCGAAATCCTGGAAAGCCATATCAACTGGTACCATAACGTAATGCGCCTCCTCCGCAACTGGTACTTCATCCAGGCTTCACCTAACGACGAACGCGCACGTAAAATGCAGTTCAGCGATGAGCTCATGGGTGAACTCATCAGATTCGTTTCTTCTCACGAAGTAGGTCATACCCTCGGTCTGCGCCACAACTTCGGATCCAGCTCTGCTTATCCTGTTGAAAAATTACGCGATAAAGAATGGGTGAAGAAAAACGGACACGCTGCCTCTATCATGGATTACGCCCGCTTCAACTATGTAGCACAGCCTGGCGATGGTATCTCCGGCGCTGACCTCTACCCACGTATTAACTATTACGATAAATGGGCGATCCAATGGGGTTATAAACTGTTCCCTGAACTGAACAACAACGAAGATGCAGAGAAATCAAAACTCAATGCGCTCACTGTTGATAAATTAAAAGATAAAAAATTCTGGTTCGGTACTGAGTCTGACCCTAACGACCCTCGCTGCCAGAACGAAGATCTCGGTGATAACGCCATGAAAGCAAGCATGTACGGTATCAAAAACCTGCAGCGCATCATGCCTAATCTCCAGGCCTGGACCAAAACACCTAACGAAGGCTATGGCGACCTGAAAGAGCTCTACAAGGAACTCGTAGGTCAGTTTAACCGCTACATGGGCCACGTGGCTAAAAACGTTGGTGGTATCTATACAACGCCTAAAACCGTTGAACAGGAAGGTGCTGTTGTAGAATTTGTTGGTAAGGATATGCAGAAAGATGCGATCAACTTCCTCAATCAACAACTCTTTACCACACCTAACTGGCTGATCAATCAGCAGATCTACAGCCTCACCGGCGATTACGGTCCTGCTGTAATCAATGGCGTACAGGATGGTATCCTCACCCGACTGATCTCTTCCAATACTATTGCGAAAATGGTTGGTGCGGAAGGTGCCCTCGGTGCAAATGCCTATAAAGCAGCTGATATGGTGGGTGATCTGAAGAAATCTATCTTCTCTGAACTCACTACCCATCAACCGGTAGATGTGTACCGCAGAAACCTGCAGCGTTCCTTCGTGGAAAAACTGACGAAACAACTGGTGGCTACCAACCAGGCAGGTACCGACATTGCGGCCTCCCTGTCTGATGCGACTGCTATCTGCCGCAATCAGCTGACTTCACTCAGAACTGAACTGCGTGCTGCAGCCGCTGCTGGTGATGCTACTACCCGTGGTCATTACCAGGACCTGATCGCTCAGATCTCTAAAACGCTGGATAACAAATAA
- a CDS encoding MotA/TolQ/ExbB proton channel family protein — MAETKTTVTAATAKASSHQPKKSSNLFATLAVPICLVIGFVIYYGVLGNPANFEGNNTNGHPIPDGVGHWFATVYKGGFIVPILISVLLVCLTFVIERFLYLSKAKGKFSGSELVRKVQFHLANKNVDAALQECDKQKGSVGNVLKAGLKKYKEMISNTELDTDQKILTIKNEIEETTALELPMMEKNLVFLSTIASVATLLGLFGTVLGMIKAFSAMSNAGAPDSSQLALGISEALINTALGIGTSAIAIIMYNFFTTNIDSITYAIDESGFTLTQSFAANHK; from the coding sequence ATGGCTGAGACTAAAACAACTGTGACTGCAGCTACTGCTAAGGCGTCTTCCCATCAACCTAAGAAGTCATCCAACTTATTTGCAACGTTGGCTGTACCTATCTGCCTGGTAATTGGTTTTGTTATTTATTACGGTGTACTGGGTAACCCAGCTAACTTCGAAGGTAACAATACTAATGGTCATCCTATTCCTGATGGTGTTGGTCACTGGTTTGCAACAGTTTACAAAGGTGGTTTTATCGTACCAATTCTGATTTCTGTATTGCTGGTGTGTCTGACTTTCGTAATTGAGCGTTTCCTGTACCTGTCTAAGGCTAAAGGTAAATTCTCTGGTTCTGAGCTGGTTCGCAAAGTACAGTTTCATTTGGCTAACAAAAATGTAGATGCTGCTCTGCAAGAGTGCGACAAACAGAAAGGTTCTGTTGGTAACGTTCTGAAAGCGGGTCTGAAAAAATACAAAGAAATGATTTCCAACACTGAGTTGGATACTGATCAGAAGATCCTGACTATCAAAAATGAAATCGAAGAAACTACTGCACTGGAACTGCCAATGATGGAAAAGAACCTGGTGTTCCTGTCTACCATTGCATCAGTAGCAACCCTCCTGGGTCTGTTCGGTACAGTATTGGGTATGATCAAGGCGTTCTCCGCGATGTCAAACGCAGGTGCTCCTGATTCTTCTCAGCTGGCGTTAGGTATCTCTGAGGCGTTGATCAACACCGCACTGGGTATCGGTACTTCTGCGATTGCGATCATCATGTACAACTTCTTTACTACCAACATCGATAGCATCACTTACGCTATTGACGAATCAGGCTTTACTTTAACTCAGAGCTTTGCTGCTAACCACAAATAA
- a CDS encoding biopolymer transporter ExbD, translating to MPKVKMPRKSTSVDMTAMCDVAFLLLTFFMLATKFKPDEPVTVVTPSSINTTLLPDSDVLLFTVDKDGRVFFSMDGQPKRRKLIEDLNTQFKLGLDDKEIQSFVVGASVGTPIKNLKQYLSETPDQRKKSNLDTGIPTDSANNELSTWIEYGNAAQGNNFAKLKYCIKADNQTPYPKIKEILDTFKKKHIQKLNLVTNLEAPPPGTAAYEEMQAPAKK from the coding sequence ATGCCTAAAGTTAAAATGCCAAGGAAAAGCACGTCTGTAGATATGACAGCGATGTGTGATGTGGCTTTTCTGCTCTTAACTTTCTTTATGCTGGCAACTAAGTTCAAACCGGACGAGCCGGTAACCGTAGTTACACCGTCTTCAATTAACACGACCCTTTTACCTGATTCTGACGTATTGTTATTTACGGTAGATAAGGATGGCAGAGTGTTCTTCAGCATGGACGGCCAGCCTAAAAGAAGAAAACTGATCGAGGATCTGAACACTCAGTTCAAACTTGGTCTGGATGATAAAGAAATTCAGAGCTTCGTGGTTGGTGCCAGCGTTGGTACTCCAATCAAGAACCTGAAACAGTATTTATCAGAGACTCCTGATCAGCGTAAAAAATCAAACCTGGATACAGGTATTCCGACTGACTCTGCAAACAATGAGTTGTCTACCTGGATTGAGTATGGTAATGCAGCTCAAGGTAATAACTTCGCTAAGCTGAAGTATTGCATTAAAGCGGACAACCAGACTCCTTATCCAAAAATCAAGGAGATCCTGGATACCTTCAAGAAGAAGCATATCCAGAAACTGAACCTGGTTACTAATCTGGAAGCACCTCCTCCAGGCACTGCTGCCTACGAGGAAATGCAAGCTCCAGCCAAGAAATAA
- a CDS encoding biopolymer transporter ExbD, whose translation MAEMDTSGGGKGKKHGGTKSKKHSTRVDMTPMVDLGFLLITFFMLTTTMAKPKTMDLIMPKDTQDEKEQNKVKESTALTILLGKDNRVYYYEGLAQDPNASANPDFFKATSFANKDGIRDEIIKKRDEVAKSRNAKGEPEDVVIIIKADDDATYKNFVDILDEMAINRIQRYATVDISDQDKTWIKQTEAANGVK comes from the coding sequence ATGGCAGAAATGGATACTAGTGGTGGTGGAAAAGGTAAGAAACACGGTGGAACGAAATCCAAAAAACATTCTACCCGTGTGGATATGACGCCGATGGTGGATTTGGGATTTCTCCTGATTACCTTCTTCATGCTTACCACTACCATGGCCAAGCCCAAAACAATGGACTTGATCATGCCAAAAGATACTCAGGATGAGAAAGAGCAGAACAAAGTAAAAGAAAGTACTGCACTGACCATCTTACTGGGTAAAGATAACAGAGTATATTACTACGAAGGTTTAGCACAAGATCCTAATGCATCTGCTAATCCTGACTTCTTCAAAGCAACTTCGTTTGCTAACAAAGACGGAATCAGGGATGAGATCATTAAGAAAAGAGATGAAGTTGCTAAGTCGAGGAATGCAAAAGGTGAACCAGAAGACGTTGTAATCATTATCAAAGCTGATGATGATGCCACTTACAAAAACTTCGTGGACATCCTGGACGAAATGGCGATCAACCGTATTCAGCGTTATGCTACAGTTGATATCTCCGATCAGGATAAGACATGGATTAAGCAGACAGAAGCTGCTAATGGCGTGAAATAG
- a CDS encoding energy transducer TonB: protein MDSAKVLKSDFLDILFDGRNKDYGAYELRRQYNKRLRNSILGTSSLFVLLLGGYLAANWVKASEGDLAKKPVIQEIKMEDVKIPDDPKTPPPPPPPPAPPPPVKPSVQFTPPVIKKDAEVPPDEEPPKHEDIKDKSISTKTVEGDPNGIDAGLLEDSKGTGVVEAPPAPAKEEIFTFVEQPPSFPGGEEALNKYLSKNIRYPRVAQENGISGTVFVQFVVDSEGNIKDVKTVGAAKGGGLEEEAIRVVKTMPKWKPGKQNGRQVSVQFNLPIRFTLQE, encoded by the coding sequence ATGGATTCTGCTAAAGTCTTAAAGTCCGATTTTCTCGACATCCTGTTTGACGGCAGGAATAAGGATTATGGGGCTTACGAACTGAGAAGACAATATAACAAGCGTCTGAGGAACTCCATCCTGGGTACCTCCTCACTCTTTGTATTGCTGCTCGGTGGCTACCTGGCCGCGAATTGGGTAAAGGCTTCTGAGGGAGATCTCGCTAAGAAGCCAGTAATACAAGAAATAAAGATGGAAGATGTGAAGATTCCGGATGATCCGAAAACTCCACCTCCTCCACCTCCTCCTCCGGCACCACCACCGCCGGTTAAACCGTCAGTACAGTTTACTCCTCCTGTTATCAAAAAAGATGCAGAGGTACCACCAGATGAGGAGCCTCCTAAACACGAGGATATCAAAGACAAATCTATCAGCACCAAAACTGTAGAAGGTGACCCGAACGGTATCGATGCGGGCCTGCTGGAAGACAGTAAAGGTACTGGTGTAGTTGAAGCGCCTCCTGCTCCTGCGAAAGAAGAAATCTTCACCTTCGTAGAACAGCCACCTTCCTTCCCAGGCGGTGAAGAAGCGCTGAATAAATACCTCAGCAAAAACATCCGTTACCCACGCGTTGCGCAGGAAAACGGTATCTCCGGTACTGTATTTGTACAGTTCGTAGTTGATTCTGAAGGTAATATCAAAGACGTTAAAACAGTCGGCGCTGCAAAAGGCGGTGGCTTGGAAGAAGAAGCAATTCGCGTGGTGAAAACCATGCCTAAATGGAAACCTGGTAAACAAAATGGTCGTCAGGTATCCGTACAGTTCAACCTGCCTATCCGCTTTACTTTGCAAGAGTAG
- the mnmE gene encoding tRNA uridine-5-carboxymethylaminomethyl(34) synthesis GTPase MnmE — MLGKLTGFDDTIVAVATAPGLGAIAVMRLSGDKAFDITNQLFPAKNLLLQASHTLHFGSIVADSHIIDEVVVSLYKGPRSYTGEDVIEISCHGSPYIQQQIIDATTRLGARLAKPGEFTQRAFLNGKLDLTQAESVADLIASNSAASHQTAMQQMRGGFSKELHTLRDQLITFSALIELELDFSQEDVEFADRTRLYELVSSSTATIRHLIDSFRMGNVIKNGVNTAIVGKPNAGKSTLLNTLLNENRAIVSDIAGTTRDTIEEVLNIDGILFRLIDTAGIRESNDTIESIGVQKTMEKIKEAGVVVYLFDVNEISPAELQQQVDLFKADKINYLLVGNKTDIAGETAIRSKFVDFPEILLISAKNHGHIEELKQTLVNKVISGDINTEDTIITNARHHSALEEVLKSLYDVKGGMDNGLPGDLLALDIRRALHFLGEITGEVTNEDRLDYIFSKFCIGK, encoded by the coding sequence ATGCTGGGAAAACTTACAGGATTTGATGATACAATCGTTGCAGTAGCCACCGCACCGGGACTAGGGGCCATTGCCGTTATGCGACTGAGCGGAGACAAAGCATTCGATATTACTAACCAGCTGTTCCCGGCTAAAAACCTACTGCTGCAGGCAAGTCATACCCTCCATTTCGGTAGTATCGTGGCCGACAGCCACATCATCGACGAAGTAGTGGTTAGCCTCTATAAAGGCCCCAGGTCCTATACGGGAGAAGATGTTATCGAGATATCCTGCCACGGATCTCCCTATATCCAGCAACAAATCATTGATGCCACCACCAGACTTGGTGCCCGACTGGCAAAACCAGGGGAATTTACCCAACGTGCATTCCTCAATGGCAAGCTAGACCTTACGCAGGCAGAGTCTGTAGCAGACCTGATCGCCAGTAATTCAGCTGCCAGTCACCAGACAGCCATGCAGCAAATGCGCGGTGGATTCTCCAAAGAATTACATACCCTTCGCGACCAACTGATTACCTTTTCTGCATTGATAGAGCTGGAGCTTGACTTCAGCCAGGAAGATGTTGAATTCGCTGATAGAACAAGATTATATGAGCTGGTGTCTTCCTCAACGGCAACCATCAGGCACCTGATAGACTCCTTCCGGATGGGAAATGTTATCAAGAATGGTGTAAATACAGCCATTGTAGGAAAGCCTAACGCGGGTAAATCTACCTTACTTAATACCCTTCTGAATGAAAACAGGGCCATTGTGAGCGATATTGCCGGTACCACCAGGGATACCATCGAAGAAGTGCTCAATATTGATGGAATTCTGTTCAGGCTCATCGATACCGCCGGCATCCGGGAAAGTAATGACACCATTGAAAGTATTGGTGTGCAGAAAACCATGGAGAAAATTAAAGAGGCCGGCGTGGTTGTTTATCTCTTTGATGTAAATGAAATCTCACCGGCAGAGCTTCAACAACAGGTAGATTTATTTAAAGCAGATAAAATCAATTATCTCCTGGTTGGTAACAAAACAGATATCGCGGGAGAGACTGCTATTCGCTCCAAATTTGTCGATTTTCCTGAGATTTTGCTGATTTCTGCAAAAAATCACGGTCATATTGAAGAGCTGAAGCAGACGCTGGTAAATAAAGTTATATCGGGAGATATCAACACAGAAGATACTATAATCACAAATGCACGTCATCATAGTGCGCTGGAAGAAGTTTTGAAATCCCTTTACGACGTGAAAGGCGGAATGGATAATGGCTTGCCCGGTGATTTGCTGGCGCTCGATATCCGCCGTGCATTACATTTTCTCGGAGAAATCACTGGAGAAGTGACCAATGAAGATAGATTGGATTATATATTTAGTAAGTTTTGTATTGGAAAATAA